A window of Nicotiana sylvestris chromosome 8, ASM39365v2, whole genome shotgun sequence genomic DNA:
atttttttttctttttttctgattttctttttctcttttttttttcattttctttccctattctagaagccagtcaacatgcaagccgaaacagacaGATACACAAGTAGCATGTAAGATGAATCAGGATGGTCTTCTAATTTGGGtacgcctgtcctagacggactcaatccttgtgttgagtcccaaagtcaaatgcatgtgatgcaaacaagcgttccaactagggatccggcatgaggctatgttattctaggtttaaaacctgggtgtatcgTTCTatacctggcttacccgagcggacagctcgagccgaagagggggcagcgtaccggaaatacaaaagcttcaccggctttgcaacttgtctaaACCTCGTTccaaaattgggatatgactctaacagaaaagaagttacacgaagtgtacacttcccagatgatttagacgACTCAgggagaagagggtttcgtaccaatttatatacagtccaaataatatcagaGCGGTAAAAaatggcatttagcacattaagctcaAACATGCAAAACTTAgttaataaataaagccaagtataataGTTATTCTAAGTTCGAATTCTTGACCCCTGAACCAATGTTCTGGGTTtggatccccaacagagtcgctagagctgtcacacctccttttttacaccccgagggggtataagggagtttttccaattaaagtgacattattcgaaatgggattaattaatttaatttttcagagtcgccacttggaatagttatttggtgtcccaagtcaccggtttattttaaaatctcaaatcaAAGAAATTTCAACTTTACTTTAtaagtctgcgaactagaaattctagataaggaattttgttaacccgggagaatgtgttaggcattcccggattccgtggttctagcacggtctcttaaactattaataattggcctattatctgatttattacatgttttaagcctatTGTGCATTTTTCGCTTTATAAACGCTTTTTAATTGATTTAAGCCGCATTTAGTAAGATTcaatgttatttaaaacacgtcttaaaccacgctacatgaaatgcacccgcagttcgCGACACATTCTATTTAACTTTGTTAgaaattagaatcgggtcacatgaaatgcataccTGGATTTATAACATGATAATTTCTACTATCATTATTCAAAATTATggtagggtcacatgaaatgcacacccgagcccctTTAATCTACTTTGACATAGTTCAATTGATGAATAGCAACCCAATTTctatactgtgacaaaatcatgttcagctataaccaattcgagtaaacacGAGCAAATAACCGAGCGAGCAAATTCAAAACCACAAAGATCAATTACAGAATCAACGGGATCATATCaccaaacaaataaataataccAAGCTTGCATAAAATGAATAGGGGATGAAAGAGTTGAACCTTAATATAGCTGGACAAATGATTGTTTCACTACTTTGAACTCGAGATATAACGAACCGTGGACGGAACTTGAATTAGCACCGGGAATCTAGACACCCAAACTCGAAGCAATTGGGCTAAGCCTTCTACTACAACTTATAGTGACATGAATGTGCCAGTTGACCCATCATTGACAAGGATCTCCCATTTGTTAAAATCTATCAAATACCTCCTCTAAAATTGAAGCTTCTACAAATTCAACAAACACATctaatatcaaaacaacaaattTCCCAAACACTTCCCTGCCTTTGTCAGTCACCTCCGGCGACTTCGTCATACAGCACGATAACGGGGAAAAGGGATAAGGGAGATAGCTCATGTCCACATACGACTGCTACTTCTTCAACTTAGTTCAAAATTTCAAACGTATTTCGCTTCCAATGCAAAACGAAATTCTCCAAATAGCATAGTAGTCAATCGCCCATTTGGCATTGAAACTGTAGGAAAATAACATTTTCAGTCCTTACCATTACATAATCTCAAACTTTGACAATTAAACTGCATGCAAAAACGTAATCCCTACAATAAAAACTTAATCAATATCTCCTAAGGCTACTCACAAGCTCAACAATATGGGAAAATAACCAAAACCCACAAATAAAATGTCTTCAAAATGAACAGCATGATAAGCTTTTAATATTATGTCTCTGTTTGGAAAGTATATACAAGCAAATGAACATTGAGATTCAAACAACCACAGAGATGTAGCAATTCAAACTTAAATGGAAACAATGGATGACACTTTGATCGGCATCAACGAACGGCGACATAGCAGTAAGAAACGAGAGAGAAAGGGCGAGATATGAGAGCAACATGATCAGTAGCGTTCGCCGGATTCAATGGAGAGTCACCGGATTCAATGGAAATCTGGCCAGATCTAGAAGCCAGTTGGCTTAGTAAAGTGATAAGAACAGGGCCAGTTGGCTTGGTGAGTGATTAAATCACTGAAACTCCGGCGAACAACAACGAAAGGGAGGTTGGGAATAGTGGTTGTTTTTATTTGGTGTAGAAGAAGGGTTACGACGGCTTGAGGTCTAATTTTTTGGGAGTTTTCAAGATGATGAGGACTGTTGATGCTTGtttatggttgaagaagaataaACTGAAGGTTGTGCTGAAGACGATGAGGTCCAGGGAGGGGGGGTCCATGTTTGCGGCGTTACAACGTTTTTTTCTAGGTCCTAGAGTCTATCTAGGTCTAATGTGTATTTTATGTATTCTATTTTTTGTGATTGTATGTATTTTTCAGTGATTCCCCTTATGAATTATGTCTTGTATTCTTTTATAGCTTAGGTCCAAATGGTGGATGATGTAGAGTGTGTATTAATAGGTTAGGTCTAGGTTATTATTTGGGTTTAAGGGTATTGGGCTCAAGGAATGGGCTAGAAATTTGGGCCTTTATGACTAGCTTtgcttaaaattagcttaattatctaaaaatctatccatatagaaatattaccaaaaatattaattagccctacttaagtaaaaataattattaaaataaaactgaccgttaaaacaaaactatttttggtatttttccaaaattaaaaatgactacaaaacattaatgaaactatttttttgtaattttcattttcttgtaataaataacgtaaaaaattcaaaattacttgaaatagcgatattaggcttaaattaaatatttacatgctaaaatatgaaaaatcttggggaggatcaaaatcacatgtctacatgtAGTCTTCCAGAGTATGACAATAGCTTTGAAGTCCAGGAATTGATCTTTGCAGTTATCCTCTCAACCAGTAGCTAGCATTGTTGATTTGTTAGCTTTTTTGAAGCGAATGACACCCCTAGATACTTGAAAGGTAGATTGCCTTCGTTGTAACCCAACTCCTGCAATATGAGTTCTTTCATCCTTTAATTTATACCTGTAAGGTAGATTGAACTTTTATCTTGATTTGCTTAAAGGCCTGAAGCTTTTGAAAATTTCATAAATGCATCCTGAAGCAATCTGATTGATTTCAAATCAGCTTTGCAGAACATCAAGAGATCATCATAAAAACAGACATGGACCACTCCTAATCTTTTGCATCTCGGATGAAAATGAAACTCCTTATTCAAGGCAAGTTGACCGAACTCCTTTTGCAGATATTCCATGGCAATCACAAATAGGTAAGGGGATATAGGGTCCCCTTGTCTTATCCCCCTTTTACCTCTATCTTTGTGAGCCCTCCATTTAGATTTAAGGAATATGACATAGTGGTTAAACATTCCATTATCCATTCAATAAATCTGTGTAGAAAACCTAGGTCCATCAGCATCCTCCTCAGAAAGTACCAATCCAAGGTATCATATGCCTTTCTCAGATCAACTTTGAGAACACACCTTACAGATATCCCTTTCCTGGTATAACCTTTGAACAATTCATGAGTGAATAGTATATTATCAGTAATGTTCCTTCCTTCAATAAATGTTGATTAAGAATCCCCCACCAGATGATTTATTACTATATTTAGTCTGCCAGTGATGACCTTTGTGATGATTTTATATATTGTTGTACAGCATGCTATTGGCCTAAAATCCTTAACCTATGTGGGGTTAGTGACTTTAGGTATAAGAGTAATAGTAGTGTTGTTGATAGCCTTTGATAACTTTCCTGAATGGAAGAAATCCAGAACATCAGCAATCACATCCTCTTTGATCACCGCCTATTGTTGAGTGAAAAACCCTATTGGAAATCCATTTACACCTGGTGCTTTATTAGTTGGCATACTCTTGATAGCCCCCCACTATTTCCTCCACTGTGACATTCTTAACCATCTCCAGTTGTTGTTGCCTTGTTAGACAAGCTCCTTTCTTGATCACCTCAGTGTTTGGACAGGGATGAACTGGTGATGATTCCCCCATCAGCTTCTGAAAGAAATCTAGAAACTGATCCTCCACTTGTTTAGGATATGTAACATTGATACCTGCGTCATTATAAATAGAAACAATTGTGTTAGTAGTTGTGCGCATCTCCATTTGGCATGAAAGTACTTTGTGTTTGCATCTCCATGATGTATCCATGTGGCTCTAGACTTCTGCCTCAACACTTGTTCCTCTACATTACTCCACTTCTCCACTTCAAACAGAACCTCTCTTTCCTGCTGTATAAGCTCCTGCTTTAATGGTTTCAAGGATAATTGGTGTTGTACCAGGTCCAATTTTTGCTTTGCTTGAGCCAGTTTCTGCTAATAAGATGTCATATAGTTGTTCAATCCCTTTAATGCATCCTTGAGTCTTTTAAGTTTATGCCACGTCCTCGACTGCCCTATACCTCTATAAATCTGTACCCATACTTCTTTCACTATTATTGTAAATTCAGGATGGTGTAGGACTGTATGATATAGTCTGAATGGTCTGGGATGTAGGTGTTGCTGCAGCAATCCAAACTTGCAATTCATTAGTATAGGAGAGTGATCAGATACACCAAGATTTAAAAATTCTACCTCAATAGAACCATTATTCATCATCCAGCTAAAATTCTCAAATGCCCAATCTATTTTACTATACACCCTTGCATTTTCATCTCTTTTAATACACCAAGTATAGTACCATCCTCTGTTCTTCAAGGGGGTAAATTGAATTCTATCCAAGAATTCCTTAAAACCTTGTACCTCTGCCTGTGTTATAGGGGCTCCAATTCTATCATCTGCTTGCAGTACATTATTGAAGTCTTCACTAATCAGCCAATCATTTGTAATATTTGTACCTATAACAGTAAGCTTGTCCCATAGCTGCTTCTTTGGATCCAACTCATTGTATGCATAAACCACAGTGAGAAACCATTTCTTCTGACTATTTGGTTCTACCACTTCACAGTGGATAAATTGAGCATCTACCTTCAATTTTTGAATTTGAACATGAGTCTTCCACAATAGCCAAATTCCACCATTATAAGCATGGTCATAGTTATACTGAACTCTCCAGTCCTTTGCTATTTTCTGAGTTATTCTCCTAGCTTTATTCTCTTTCACCCATGTCTTAATTATTCCCATTACCTCTACTTTGTACTTTTTCAGAAAGAGCACTACCTCCTTCTATTTAAAGGACCTATCCAGACCTCTAATGTTCCACGTACTTACTATCATGGAGGTATAGGATGGTTATGCCCACCTTTCCCAGCATCAGATGAAGTGCCACCTTGATTGAGGATCTCAAATTTGTTTGTGATACCAATATGACTAGTAGAGCAACCAGCTTGTACCTGTTCATCCATATCATCCACAACCACTCTTTTGTCAATtcttctttctttccttattaCTTCTGATAGTTCTAGAAATTCACTATTATCCATATGATTTCCTGCCAATTGTGTACCTATTGCATTGTCCCCATCTACATCAGTTTTTGTAGCATCAATAGTTGGCTCATTTGGCATGGTATTCAAATCTTTTGCCACCCATTTGGTCTCCACCTTTTTCCTTATTCTACCCTTATCTTCCTTCTATTCTGCTTAGCAAAAGCTCCATTTGTCTTATGAGCCTTACTCTGTCTACATTCCTCAGTAGTATGCCCAACTTTTACACAATCCATGCAGTATTTGGGCTCTCAGTCATATTCAACGCTCTGATGAATAATTCCTACTGGAGTGTGTAGCTCAATATCACTCGGCAAGGGATGGGAACTGTCTGCTTCTACTAGGACTCTGGCAAAGGAGATACGATCCATCTCAATAGTATACAGATCAGTGTACATAGGCTTGCCCACTACACTAGCCAGTTTACTCAGAACCTCAGTAGACCAATATCCAACTGTTAAGTTTGGAAATCTTACCCATAGTGGAATCACATTCAAACACTCTAGGTCAAAAACAAAGTCAATCGACCAATTCATCAAAATGAACGACTTGTAATGAAAAGTATAGGGACCTAATTGTATGACTCTATCCCTATCGTCCATCGAATCAAATCTAAATATGTAATAGCCGTCAACATGACATAAGATTTTTGATTTATTAACAAAATCCCACACATTATCAACATAATTCTCCATAGATTTGAAATAAGGATTTTCACCCGGAACATAGCCAATGAGTGAATTGCTCCAATAGCTCTGATGTTCCTTAATATCTTCATCTACAATCGTCACTACAATTGTATCTCCATGCGGATCTGGAGGAATGTATGTGAGTATCTTACCTATTTGAGAGCTTCGATTTCTCTTATAAGCGTTTTCCTCCACTAATTTGGTTTCATGTTCCATTAGCACTGGTTTTCGAGTCATAGCTGAAGAATTCGCAGTGGATTATGCTAGATCTGAAAATTGAAGCCGGCGTGGAATCTCTTCCCCTGTTCTTCACACAGCTCGTTTCCCAGCCAAGTTTGGTGGATACTCATTAGATTCACCCTTACCTGGGCCTTCTTGTATTGTTTGAAACTGAATTGGAAGAAAGCTTCCAAATGTTAATGGTTTTGCATGCGCCGGTATAGTAGTAACTGGTGTAACTGAACTCACCAGTGGCGTTAGAGTGGTGGTGGTGGCCGGAATTGTCATACTACTCGTGCACATTAGCATATTCTACTTAACATGCGCCAAGATAAAACATCAGTCCCCCAATCCCACTGTTTTTCATTGTTAAAAGTGTTGGATATCCCATAGTTTCATTGTCTTATATCATTCGCTTAAACTAGTTTATTGGTGTTTTATGGTATATTTTGGATTGGTTTCATGAAGTAGTATTAATTGTGTGAAGTTTCATAATGTACAAGCTTTCTGGTTGCTTTGGTTTGAGGTTTAAGTGTGTAAAGAGTTTTGAGTTAAACTATGAAATTTCTGTTATTACTATGTAATTAGTACTGAtattgtgggatcgggttgcgcactgcaataggaggaataaggATGATATATAttaaggaggaataagggtgaaatgttaaTGTCCGGTGGGATTAgcttgcacaccgcaacaagaggaataatggtggaatgatatggagtaataagggtaaatatttatattgatattgattatacaatgggatcgggatgcgcgccacATAAATTTATGTGTTTATGTACCTTTCTTCTATAATGTGAGTTATTCTGTAGTTTTACATTTCTCTTCAGGGTTGGTTATAGCTAGACACTGATGAGTTCTGTATTCGTTCCTCGCAATTTACTGCTTTATTTTATTTCGTTCTCCTTTCTGCATTTATTATACACTATATACAGGTTATATTATAATTGCCCTGATGTAgactcgtcactacctcgtcgaggttaggcttggtacttaccaGTAAATGGGGTctgttgtactgatactgcactatGCACTTTTTGTATAGATTTTGGAGCTAGTAGTGGCTGATTGAGAGATTGGCTTCAGATTTCAGAgttaggagacccaaggtagtcctattGGCGTCCGTAGGCCTTGACGTCCCCTTCTACATCTCCTTATTTCTATTTTATCTATTTATAAAACAATTGTAAATTTCTTTCAAACCGACGTTTGTAGAAAATCATAGTAAAtttgtggattgtgacaccagattctgggtATTAATAGCAACAGTATTGGTAATAACATATAAACAAAGGGGTTGTTTACTTATTTCCGCAATTGTTTAtactttttttgtttgtttacatTTAATCATTAAAACGAAATGGAAATTGGCTAATAatactctaacgttggcttgcctagtaagtgTGATATTCgacgccatcacggtcccgacagtgagaattccgggtcgtgacaacatcCTACGGAGGAAAATCAGGATAGTGACAAGTTTGTATTGGAGCTCTAGGTtaataggtgctacgagtcataagcgagtttagtagagtcttgtggatcggtaagaagagtttgtacttatctttgagaggatACGGAACTCTTAGGACAATTTCACTTCTTTATTCCTATCGTGTGGATTTATTGATCTTGGAGTTTGAGCCTTTGTCATTCTATTCTATcttagatggtgaggacacgagttGTAGTTATTGATGACGCTACCCTAGAGACGGCATTGCTAGGGGCCAGGGCAGTGTCAGAGGCCGAGGAGGAGCATATGCCGCAGCTAGAGCACCTATCAGAGCAGCAGTAGAGGAGCCGCAAGTAGCTCTGATTAGGGGACAGGTACCAGAGGAACCTGTTGCTACCCCATGACTTCAGGAGATGTTAGCACAGTTTCTGAGCATGGTTGGTACATTGTCTCAATCGGGGTTGATTCCGGTTGCACCAACCACTTCATAGACCGGGGGAGGAGCTTAGACTCCCACCGCCCGTACTCCAGAGCAGCGAGTCCGTGTTGATCAGGTTCGAGGTGTCATGCTGACATAACCCGTTGTTCCAGTTCAGCCTGTGGTTAGGGCAGCAACATCTGAGAAGGAACAACTTATAATTGtgaggttcaagaagtatcaccctcctactttcagtggtttGGCTTGATAGGATGCACATGGTTTTCTAGAGGAGTGCCACCGTATTCTCCGCATTATGGGTATTGTGGAGACGAGTGAGGTTGCTTATACTACATTCCAGCTTAAGGAAGCGGCATATCAGTGTTGGCGAGCTTATGAGTTGGGTAGCCCGGCCGATGCATCTTCACTTTTATGGACTCAGTTTTCATAGATGTTCTTAAGAGAGTTCGTCCCACGGACCCTTCGGGATgtatggcgcgcagagtttgagttGTTGCGCCATGGCACTATGTCAGTGTCAGACTATGCCATTAGATTCAGTGATTTTTCCAAACATGCACCAACTTTGGTTTCTACAGTCAGGGAGCGAGTCCGCaggttcattgaggggctcagTCATGGTATCTGATTCAGCATGGCTCTGGAGTTGGAGACAGATGTTTTGTTCCAGCAGTAGATATAGCACGTAGATTAGAGATTATGTGGGATCAGGAGGGAGAGGTCAGGGAGGCTAAGAGACCTCATAGACCGGAGAGATCTATTGGTCAGCAAGTTCTATTTGCACATCAGGCTACATACGGTGTTCTAGGTACCCATATGTCTTAAGGTACCCGTACCGGATAGCTTCCGCAACCACGTCAGCAGAGACGTTGCTTTGAGTATGGAGATACCAGCCACATGGTGAGAGATTGTCCTAGACTCTAGACAGATATGTCCCAGCAAGGTGGATAGGCTATGAGTTATATTCTAGTTGTTGATATCCCTGCACCGCCAGCCTGGGGTGCAGGTCAGGCGAGTAGAGGGCGCCCAAAGGGGCAGGCTCAGCCTGTTGATGTGCTTTCTACGGTAGGGGTTGAGGCCACTGCACTAAATGATGTTGTACAGGTATGGTTTCGATTGTTATAGAGGAGCgtcattcttatttttatttgGTTCTACTTATCGGGGTGAATCCTCCTATTTTACTTTAGATATGGGTGAGTTTCATGATTTTGTAATCAGCTTATATGGTTACCCTTTTTAGGAGATTCTATAGTTGTAGCTGTGTGTATCATTCTATTTTATTCATTATTACGAGCTGTGAGACTAGAAGTGACTTTTTGTTACCCATTACGGTAGGTTTTGATATGATTTCTGCATGGCTGGTTATGATTTGTGATTTAGATGCTCTATAGGTGTAGGGGAC
This region includes:
- the LOC104249648 gene encoding uncharacterized protein, producing MTRKPVLMEHETKLVEENAYKRNRSSQIGKILTYIPPDPHGDTIVVTIVDEDIKEHQSYWSNSLIGYVPGENPYFKSMENYVDNVWDFVNKSKILCHVDGYYIFRFDSMDDRDRVIQLGPYTFHYKSFILMNWSIDFVFDLECLNVIPLWVRFPNLTVGYWSTEVLSKLASVVGKPMYTDLYTIEMDRISFARVLVEADSSHPLPSDIELHTPVGIIHQSVEYD
- the LOC138875533 gene encoding uncharacterized protein, translated to MGIIKTWVKENKARRITQKIAKDWRVQYNYDHAYNGGIWLLWKTHVQIQKLKVDAQFIHCEVVEPNSQKKWFLTVVYAYNELDPKKQLWDKLTVIGTNITNDWLISEDFNNVLQADDRIGAPITQAEVQGFKEFLDRIQFTPLKNRGWYYTWCIKRDENARVYSKIDWAFENFSWMMNNGSIEVEFLNLGVSDHSPILMNCKFGLLQQHLHPRPFRLYHTVLHHPEFTIIVKEVWVQIYRETGSSKAKIGPGTTPIILETIKAGAYTAGKRGINVTYPKQVEDQFLDFFQKLMGESSPVHPCPNTEVIKKGACLTRQQQLEMVKNVTVEEIVGGYQEKGISVRCVLKVDLRKAYDTLDWAHKDRGKRGIRQGDPISPYLFVIAMEYLQKEFGQLALNKEFHFHPRCKRLGVVHVCFYDDLLMFCKADLKSIRLLQDAFMKFSKASGL